The following coding sequences lie in one Vibrio toranzoniae genomic window:
- a CDS encoding sigma-54 interaction domain-containing protein: MSLPTLFLELRDEQLLSQVNSLNESSNFEIIQSTTDVHWIDKLQQLQPNTAIVEVSRFTNDDFKALSSVKSLDETDLIIISSGSPNKNLEKMMSHGAIFHYRKPVDIQILEDTLADFSQYFLQKQEEGRKVSTSDLDQFGMLIGSSKPMHKLYRTLRRVAKTDANVLIVGESGAGKELVAQTVHLASDRKNQPFIAINCGAISPELVDSELFGHEKGAFTGANRTHQGVFRQAEGGTLFLDEITEMPLEHQVKLLRVLETGEYRPVGSNTFTIANTRVIAATNRDPQVAIEELFLREDLYFRLAHFPIHIPPLRERGDDIVGLAKHFIAHRNANEATAKTIFTSALQKISAHAWPGNVRELKHCIERAFILADDTIKDEHLIFDTPPLETGTTVEEMVPAGVSLEKIEKAAIINTLEENEGNKKETAQDLGISIKTLYNKLDKYQE; the protein is encoded by the coding sequence ATGTCATTACCGACACTGTTCTTAGAGCTAAGAGACGAACAATTACTGTCTCAAGTAAACTCTCTAAATGAATCGTCAAACTTTGAAATCATACAGAGTACAACGGATGTTCATTGGATTGACAAGCTACAACAACTCCAACCAAATACTGCTATTGTGGAAGTATCTCGGTTCACTAACGATGATTTTAAAGCTCTATCTAGTGTTAAAAGTTTGGACGAAACTGACCTAATTATTATTAGTTCCGGTTCGCCAAATAAAAACTTAGAAAAAATGATGAGCCATGGTGCAATTTTCCACTATAGAAAACCCGTTGATATACAGATTTTAGAAGATACTCTAGCTGACTTTAGTCAGTACTTCCTACAAAAACAGGAAGAAGGACGTAAAGTTTCCACAAGCGACTTGGATCAATTTGGGATGTTAATTGGTTCTTCTAAGCCAATGCATAAGCTGTATCGAACGTTAAGAAGAGTCGCTAAAACGGACGCCAATGTACTAATAGTCGGAGAAAGTGGTGCGGGTAAAGAGCTTGTAGCACAAACTGTCCATCTCGCTAGCGATCGCAAGAACCAACCTTTTATCGCGATTAACTGCGGTGCAATCAGCCCAGAATTAGTAGATAGTGAACTATTTGGTCATGAAAAAGGAGCCTTCACAGGCGCAAATCGAACACACCAAGGTGTATTTAGACAAGCAGAAGGTGGCACACTATTTCTCGATGAAATCACTGAGATGCCACTTGAACATCAAGTTAAATTATTGCGAGTTTTAGAGACTGGAGAATACCGCCCAGTGGGAAGTAACACATTTACCATCGCTAATACTCGGGTCATTGCAGCTACAAACCGAGATCCACAAGTTGCGATTGAAGAGCTGTTTTTGAGAGAAGACTTATACTTTAGGTTAGCTCACTTCCCCATACATATTCCCCCTTTACGTGAACGAGGCGACGATATCGTCGGCTTGGCTAAACACTTCATTGCTCATCGCAACGCAAATGAAGCTACAGCAAAAACTATTTTTACCTCAGCGCTTCAAAAGATCTCAGCTCATGCATGGCCAGGGAATGTAAGGGAATTAAAACACTGTATTGAACGGGCATTTATATTAGCTGACGACACGATTAAAGATGAGCACTTAATTTTTGACACTCCACCTTTGGAAACTGGAACAACGGTTGAAGAGATGGTTCCAGCTGGTGTGTCTCTCGAAAAAATAGAGAAAGCCGCAATAATCAATACACTCGAAGAGAACGAAGGCAACAAAAAAGAAACAGCTCAAGACTTAGGGATTAGTATTAAAACGCTTTATAACAAGCTTGATAAGTATCAGGAGTAA
- a CDS encoding BON domain-containing protein produces the protein MKITISKILLATLIATSSSAAVADSMWKKETLDAWVDGKAETTLLLNYNLNSFDINTYVKDQVVTLTGSVRNKTEKMLAEELVLSLKDVKAVKNNLTVIEKDGEKTQEAVQALTDSHIKTLVITRLLMNTNVSGTDIEVETENSVVILKGSVASGGEHDLALSIANNTPNVEEVIDKLDII, from the coding sequence ATGAAAATTACTATAAGTAAAATATTATTAGCTACTTTGATTGCTACTTCTTCTTCTGCAGCTGTCGCTGATAGCATGTGGAAGAAAGAAACGCTCGACGCTTGGGTTGATGGAAAAGCAGAGACCACTTTATTATTGAATTATAATTTGAATTCATTTGATATTAATACCTATGTTAAAGATCAAGTTGTTACTTTGACTGGTTCGGTTAGAAATAAAACTGAGAAGATGCTTGCTGAAGAACTAGTGTTAAGTTTAAAGGATGTTAAGGCTGTGAAAAATAATCTTACGGTTATAGAAAAAGATGGTGAAAAAACGCAAGAAGCCGTACAAGCCTTAACAGATTCTCATATAAAGACACTTGTTATCACTCGTTTGTTAATGAATACCAATGTTAGTGGTACCGATATTGAAGTCGAAACCGAAAATAGCGTTGTCATATTGAAAGGTTCTGTTGCATCTGGCGGAGAACACGATCTTGCTTTATCTATAGCGAACAATACACCGAATGTAGAGGAAGTGATTGATAAATTGGATATTATCTAA
- a CDS encoding hemerythrin domain-containing protein, producing the protein MKNIFDVLKDSHEKQRLLMDALLQTSGDTQARQEFYISLKDELTKHAIAEERHFYAPLIESDQSIDMTRHGIAEHHGIDKVLSQLDDTDMSSPTWLILMKTLKHKVEHHLEEEEQRFFQTAGRVLDAEQKETLARKYEKEMA; encoded by the coding sequence ATGAAAAATATATTTGATGTACTCAAAGACAGCCATGAAAAGCAGCGACTCTTGATGGATGCGTTACTCCAAACTTCGGGTGACACCCAGGCTAGGCAAGAGTTTTATATCAGCCTTAAGGATGAGCTAACCAAACATGCGATTGCAGAGGAGCGTCATTTTTATGCTCCTTTGATCGAGAGCGACCAATCGATTGATATGACAAGGCACGGGATAGCTGAACATCACGGCATTGATAAAGTACTTTCTCAACTAGATGATACGGACATGTCTTCACCCACTTGGCTTATTTTAATGAAGACATTAAAACACAAAGTCGAACATCATTTAGAAGAAGAGGAACAGCGTTTCTTTCAAACGGCAGGACGAGTTTTAGATGCAGAACAAAAAGAAACATTGGCTCGCAAATACGAAAAAGAGATGGCTTGA
- a CDS encoding diacylglycerol kinase family protein → MFIVKYYILIATACFFAAVFIPQLMLRGVFAWCGLSMLIVSVAYIFDMPSIFRKNSDGKIVWWTRWVFIPFFLGVRLYNAWAIKRDQVDPIQQVGQNLYVSRRLFPSDLSFLESQNINCIVDVTAEFSGLESAMTGDQFNYLNTPVLDHKAPKLHKLKHAINWIDTQINQSRSVVVHCALGRGRSVFVVAAYLLAKNPSLTVEQALKSINDVRSTARLNNLQLKALHAISDKGLLTLQRTACLIVNPVAGGGKWYANEQQVIRRLTRKYNLEISITSQDVSAETLAKQAKERNASHIIVSGGDGTVSEVVRQVMDTDTLLGIVPLGTANALCHMLYGFATKVSPVEKACEVILSDNSKKMDLAFCNEQPILLLLGIGFEEQMIDYAHRQQKNENGQFAYLMGFFNAVVAEGNQRFRMSADGKPLQDVRLQSLVVANTSPFSTVLAQGGQTPKPDDGKLHITYLENTTSLGERVIALSDLLLSSFGMKEQASYFNYLSAQHVKIDSDLPIDYVIDGEMYSAESLEISIKKQALTVCAP, encoded by the coding sequence ATGTTTATTGTTAAGTATTATATACTTATAGCTACTGCTTGCTTTTTTGCTGCTGTTTTTATACCACAGTTAATGCTCCGTGGAGTTTTTGCCTGGTGCGGCTTATCTATGCTAATCGTCAGTGTCGCTTATATTTTCGATATGCCGTCAATATTTAGAAAAAATAGCGATGGGAAAATCGTGTGGTGGACTCGATGGGTATTTATTCCATTTTTTCTAGGTGTTCGATTATACAATGCATGGGCTATTAAAAGAGATCAAGTTGATCCAATACAGCAAGTTGGTCAGAACTTATATGTATCACGTCGCTTATTTCCATCCGATTTATCGTTCTTAGAGTCTCAAAATATTAACTGTATTGTTGACGTTACGGCTGAATTTTCTGGTTTAGAAAGTGCAATGACGGGTGACCAATTTAACTACCTAAATACACCAGTTCTTGACCATAAAGCCCCTAAGTTACATAAGCTTAAGCATGCGATAAATTGGATTGACACTCAAATTAACCAATCGAGATCGGTTGTTGTTCATTGTGCGCTAGGTCGTGGCCGTTCAGTCTTTGTAGTTGCTGCATACCTATTGGCTAAAAACCCTTCACTCACAGTGGAGCAGGCTTTGAAAAGTATCAACGATGTTCGAAGTACGGCTCGATTAAATAACCTCCAGTTAAAAGCTCTTCATGCAATCAGTGATAAAGGTTTACTTACCCTTCAGCGTACGGCTTGTCTTATTGTCAACCCTGTCGCAGGTGGCGGTAAATGGTATGCAAATGAACAACAGGTTATACGTCGACTTACTAGGAAATACAATTTAGAGATTTCTATCACCAGTCAAGATGTCTCTGCAGAAACTTTAGCTAAACAGGCCAAAGAACGAAATGCTTCTCATATTATCGTTTCCGGAGGCGATGGGACGGTTAGTGAAGTGGTAAGACAGGTTATGGATACCGACACGTTGTTAGGAATTGTACCGTTAGGGACAGCGAATGCGCTATGTCATATGCTTTATGGTTTCGCGACGAAAGTATCCCCTGTTGAAAAAGCGTGCGAAGTGATTCTATCTGATAACTCAAAGAAAATGGATTTGGCTTTCTGCAATGAGCAACCAATATTACTGCTTCTTGGTATTGGGTTTGAAGAGCAGATGATCGATTATGCACATCGACAGCAAAAAAATGAAAATGGACAGTTCGCGTACTTGATGGGCTTCTTTAATGCTGTTGTCGCTGAAGGTAATCAGCGTTTTAGAATGTCAGCCGATGGAAAGCCGCTACAAGATGTGAGATTACAAAGTTTGGTGGTAGCGAATACTTCTCCTTTTAGTACTGTACTTGCTCAAGGTGGGCAGACTCCCAAGCCGGATGATGGGAAGTTACATATCACCTATCTGGAAAACACTACTTCACTTGGTGAACGAGTTATCGCTTTATCTGATCTATTGCTTTCTAGTTTTGGAATGAAAGAGCAAGCAAGCTACTTTAACTATTTGTCAGCGCAGCACGTTAAAATTGATTCTGACCTCCCGATTGACTACGTCATTGATGGGGAAATGTATTCGGCTGAGTCACTGGAGATCAGCATTAAAAAGCAGGCCTTAACAGTTTGCGCCCCATAA
- a CDS encoding DUF2383 domain-containing protein: protein MSNQNILSIVNLIKSGNIIYERAISNIKSDKMKNNLFDIYTVKKCAELKLRSLTYYAKNQQDEIPASYTINARERCIEAEEKNGTSNEDLYLMHLEGVEKKIISDIESLLTTTPNLEGKNKLQKVKNEMENCRDQIHRMREH from the coding sequence ATGAGCAACCAAAACATATTATCGATCGTTAACTTGATAAAAAGTGGGAACATTATTTATGAAAGAGCAATATCAAACATAAAAAGTGACAAGATGAAAAATAACCTTTTCGATATATACACAGTAAAAAAATGTGCAGAATTGAAGTTGAGATCTTTAACCTACTACGCAAAAAACCAGCAAGATGAGATACCAGCTAGCTACACAATAAACGCTAGAGAGCGTTGCATTGAAGCAGAAGAGAAAAATGGAACAAGCAATGAAGATCTCTATTTAATGCACTTAGAAGGTGTAGAGAAGAAGATCATCTCCGACATTGAATCACTGTTAACAACAACCCCTAACTTAGAAGGGAAAAACAAGTTACAGAAGGTGAAAAATGAAATGGAAAACTGCCGAGATCAAATACACAGAATGCGTGAACACTAG
- a CDS encoding AI-2E family transporter, translated as MTTKKYELLTASFMFFAILMMSIFTLYIAKPLLLPIICGAFISLLCSPLVNYLIRFGIPRVVNVSAVLIGLVGFVVISLNMLSEPAQQWWSKLPMLLENVSNEVSEAAQSSSLTDATGLSMSSTVANDGLTNNTAFSIIKSVLTTTPTIVTQLMVAFLMAYFMMNYGRRIYAKSLSLFERFSDKRKAVELVKVLQKDLSRYIGSITIVNVCLGLIVGCVFYMMGLQDPFLWGAFAGLMNYIPYLGPMVSVTCFALVSFIQFESFSYALTVAAIFLTINLIESQLVTPTLLGKRFSLNPLVLFVWLVFWGWLWGSMGMLIGVPLLVCVNVLFDQLSHPKSSLYGTKIDKRKTG; from the coding sequence ATGACAACAAAAAAATATGAGCTTTTGACAGCTAGCTTTATGTTCTTTGCGATCTTAATGATGTCTATTTTCACATTATATATAGCCAAGCCGCTTTTGCTGCCTATCATTTGTGGCGCCTTTATTTCTTTATTATGTAGCCCATTGGTTAATTATCTAATTCGTTTCGGAATTCCTCGTGTCGTTAACGTAAGTGCAGTATTGATTGGCCTTGTCGGCTTTGTTGTGATTAGCCTAAATATGCTAAGTGAACCCGCTCAGCAATGGTGGTCGAAATTGCCGATGTTGCTTGAAAATGTATCCAATGAAGTGAGTGAAGCGGCTCAAAGTAGCAGCCTGACTGATGCGACTGGGTTGTCTATGAGTAGTACTGTGGCTAATGATGGGCTTACCAATAATACGGCTTTTTCCATCATAAAATCGGTGCTCACAACAACGCCTACTATTGTCACGCAGTTAATGGTGGCATTTCTTATGGCATATTTCATGATGAATTATGGCCGAAGAATTTATGCCAAAAGCTTATCTTTGTTTGAACGATTTTCAGACAAGCGCAAGGCTGTTGAGTTGGTTAAAGTCCTGCAAAAGGATTTGTCTCGTTATATAGGTTCGATCACCATCGTTAATGTTTGCCTAGGGCTTATTGTCGGTTGTGTTTTTTATATGATGGGACTGCAAGACCCTTTTCTTTGGGGGGCATTTGCAGGCTTGATGAATTACATCCCTTACCTTGGTCCAATGGTTTCAGTAACGTGTTTCGCGTTAGTCTCATTTATACAATTTGAGTCATTCAGTTACGCCTTGACCGTTGCGGCGATTTTCTTAACCATCAACTTGATTGAGAGCCAGCTAGTGACGCCTACTTTGTTGGGAAAAAGATTTAGTCTCAACCCATTGGTTTTGTTTGTATGGCTGGTATTTTGGGGTTGGCTGTGGGGGTCAATGGGGATGCTGATAGGCGTACCGTTACTTGTTTGTGTAAATGTACTTTTTGATCAGTTAAGCCACCCAAAATCGAGTTTATATGGTACTAAAATAGACAAAAGAAAGACTGGGTAA
- a CDS encoding sugar O-acetyltransferase, whose product MSKTNTQTELEKMLSGQVYDGADPKIDIIRTNAKKSLMAFNNHQKPDQQHALQERLFGKVGSNSLIQPPFHCEFGKTIEIGNDTFINMNVVMLDGANIKVGNNVLIGPSAQFYTPSHSLDYRSRRKWETFCLPITIEDDVWVGGNSVINQGVTIGARSVIAANSVVNSDVPPDCLYGGTPAKLIRNLNTDK is encoded by the coding sequence ATGAGCAAAACTAACACTCAAACTGAATTAGAAAAGATGCTATCTGGACAAGTGTATGATGGCGCCGACCCAAAAATTGACATCATACGTACCAATGCAAAAAAATCGTTAATGGCCTTCAACAACCACCAAAAACCAGACCAACAACACGCATTGCAAGAGCGACTATTCGGGAAGGTCGGTAGTAACAGCTTAATCCAACCTCCTTTTCATTGTGAGTTTGGTAAAACCATTGAGATCGGTAACGACACCTTCATCAACATGAACGTGGTAATGCTCGACGGTGCTAATATCAAAGTCGGTAATAATGTTTTAATTGGACCAAGCGCTCAATTCTATACGCCATCACACTCCCTTGATTATCGTAGCCGCCGTAAATGGGAAACCTTTTGTTTACCAATAACAATCGAAGATGATGTGTGGGTTGGCGGGAACTCGGTGATCAATCAAGGCGTAACTATTGGCGCTCGCTCAGTCATCGCGGCTAACTCCGTAGTCAACAGTGATGTACCGCCAGATTGCCTGTATGGAGGCACACCTGCCAAGCTGATTCGAAACTTAAATACCGATAAGTAA
- the add gene encoding adenosine deaminase: MNFLALPKIDLHCHLDGSVRPDTIIDLAKQYNIELPEDRDAVVQSLTVPEDCKNLDEYLACFSLPLQVMQTEEAIERISFELYEDAALENVKYLEVRFAPILHVNKGLSLDTIIASAVKGMKRAEEKYDIKGNYIMSVLRMFPKDSIKDVIDAGKPYLDKGVVAFDIAGGEKPGFCAEFPEYTQYAIEQGYRVTVHAGEQWHGQNVYDAVTMLDAERIGHGVHIQGNEDAYNIVKDKQVALETCPTSNVQTKCIHQFSDHPIAEFKKDGIVVTINTDNRTVSNTTMTNEVKRVCETFGLTKEDYVEIYKYSVESAFASDEVKQHLMSFVEQI; the protein is encoded by the coding sequence ATGAACTTTCTAGCACTCCCGAAGATTGATCTGCACTGCCACCTAGACGGAAGTGTTCGCCCAGATACGATTATTGACCTAGCAAAACAGTACAATATCGAACTACCTGAAGATCGCGATGCGGTTGTTCAATCTCTAACTGTGCCAGAAGATTGCAAAAACTTAGATGAGTACCTGGCTTGTTTCAGCCTGCCACTGCAAGTCATGCAAACTGAAGAGGCGATTGAGCGTATCTCTTTCGAGCTTTACGAAGACGCTGCACTAGAAAACGTTAAGTACCTAGAAGTTCGCTTTGCACCAATCCTGCACGTAAACAAAGGCCTGTCTCTTGATACGATCATTGCAAGCGCAGTAAAAGGCATGAAGCGTGCTGAAGAGAAATATGACATCAAGGGCAACTACATCATGTCTGTACTTCGTATGTTCCCTAAAGATTCTATCAAAGATGTGATCGACGCAGGTAAACCATACCTTGATAAAGGTGTTGTTGCGTTTGATATCGCTGGCGGCGAAAAGCCAGGTTTCTGTGCGGAATTCCCTGAGTACACGCAATACGCTATCGAACAAGGCTACCGTGTGACAGTTCACGCTGGTGAGCAATGGCATGGTCAAAACGTTTACGACGCTGTCACTATGCTAGACGCTGAGCGCATCGGCCACGGTGTCCACATCCAAGGCAACGAAGATGCGTACAATATCGTTAAAGATAAGCAGGTAGCGCTTGAGACCTGCCCAACGAGTAACGTTCAGACTAAATGTATTCATCAATTTAGCGACCACCCCATTGCTGAGTTCAAGAAAGATGGCATCGTTGTTACCATCAACACAGATAATCGAACTGTGTCGAACACAACCATGACTAACGAAGTGAAACGTGTGTGTGAAACGTTCGGCCTAACGAAAGAAGATTACGTAGAAATCTACAAGTACTCTGTAGAAAGCGCTTTTGCTTCAGACGAAGTGAAACAGCACCTAATGAGTTTCGTAGAGCAGATCTAA
- a CDS encoding LysR substrate-binding domain-containing protein, translated as MVDVKSLLKCDMNLLLCLHVLIEERSVSKTAERLFLSQSAVSKQLTKLRSLFDDPLFERESKGLFPTPKATSLAPKIHQILLQVEQLTVPDIFEPKYSERTFNIDLVETAYTAIYPKFMPNALAEAPSITINSTTWSSETFKRLLKREVDFGIGIFEHDERASTHIQNIPFELNYVELLQDYSVCLMRNDHPVLQEEWNLQAFLKHRHIQLVTGGVGDWLLLEVLQAKQLQINKAANVSDITSAVKLCKQSDLLMCYPYNSVRDYIESGELVMKPIPIELVPGGLFLLWHRYFDSEPSHKWLRELIVDQTR; from the coding sequence ATGGTAGATGTTAAGAGCTTACTCAAATGTGATATGAATTTACTGCTGTGTTTACATGTGTTGATTGAAGAGCGTAGCGTGAGTAAAACAGCAGAGCGGTTGTTTCTTAGTCAGTCGGCGGTAAGTAAGCAACTAACTAAGCTACGATCCTTGTTTGATGACCCGCTGTTTGAACGTGAGTCAAAAGGTCTGTTCCCAACTCCGAAAGCGACCTCTCTGGCACCAAAAATTCATCAGATCCTTTTGCAAGTTGAACAGCTAACCGTGCCGGACATTTTTGAGCCAAAATACAGCGAGCGCACTTTTAATATCGATCTTGTTGAAACCGCTTATACCGCGATTTACCCCAAATTTATGCCTAATGCGTTGGCAGAAGCGCCGAGCATCACGATAAACAGTACAACTTGGAGTAGTGAAACCTTTAAGCGCTTACTAAAGCGTGAGGTTGATTTTGGGATTGGGATTTTTGAGCATGATGAGCGCGCGAGTACCCATATTCAGAATATCCCTTTTGAACTAAATTATGTTGAATTGCTACAAGATTACTCAGTGTGTTTAATGCGTAATGACCACCCTGTACTTCAAGAAGAGTGGAATTTACAAGCGTTTCTAAAACATCGTCATATCCAGCTTGTGACGGGTGGAGTAGGTGACTGGTTATTACTTGAAGTCTTGCAAGCCAAGCAGTTACAAATTAATAAAGCGGCGAACGTGTCGGATATTACCAGCGCAGTAAAACTGTGTAAGCAAAGTGATTTGTTGATGTGCTATCCCTATAACTCAGTACGAGATTATATCGAGAGTGGCGAGCTGGTGATGAAACCGATTCCAATAGAATTAGTACCGGGTGGTTTGTTCTTGCTTTGGCACCGTTACTTTGACTCTGAACCAAGTCACAAATGGTTGAGGGAGTTAATTGTCGATCAAACACGTTAA
- a CDS encoding AraC family transcriptional regulator produces MALISETIEFDADSLPAPVIGIAAELGKHDSGIHHHVKGQLLYAPQGCITLTLENAFCILPPTKAVWIPPYTKHRAQMTNVVAYRSLYFDSSIYTCPEAIEIIEVNELLKALINKMAFWDWNIAPEQITNTANLFWEEFYSANQYSFILPIPTDRRFKSFCKRVRTASFLAPALSTLANSVGASPKTITRLFKAETGMTYQEWRQQWRLFKAIELLSESRQVGDVAHQLEFSSNSAFIAFFKQQTGQTPLAFVRQQN; encoded by the coding sequence ATGGCATTAATTAGTGAGACCATCGAGTTTGATGCAGATAGCTTACCCGCACCTGTCATTGGCATTGCCGCAGAGCTAGGCAAACATGACTCGGGCATACATCACCACGTTAAGGGGCAACTTCTGTATGCTCCACAAGGCTGCATCACCTTAACCTTAGAAAACGCCTTTTGCATTTTACCGCCGACCAAAGCCGTGTGGATCCCGCCCTATACCAAGCACCGAGCGCAGATGACTAATGTGGTTGCCTATCGCTCGCTCTATTTCGATAGCAGTATTTATACCTGCCCAGAAGCGATTGAAATTATTGAAGTGAATGAGCTTTTAAAGGCGCTGATTAATAAAATGGCCTTTTGGGATTGGAACATTGCACCAGAGCAAATCACCAATACCGCCAACCTATTCTGGGAAGAGTTTTACAGCGCCAATCAGTATTCATTCATCTTACCGATACCGACAGATCGCCGCTTTAAAAGCTTTTGTAAACGAGTTCGAACCGCTTCCTTTCTTGCACCTGCCCTCTCGACATTAGCGAACTCAGTTGGCGCAAGCCCCAAAACGATTACCCGATTATTCAAAGCAGAAACAGGCATGACCTATCAAGAATGGCGACAACAGTGGCGCTTGTTTAAAGCAATTGAATTGTTATCAGAGAGCCGACAAGTCGGTGATGTGGCACACCAATTAGAGTTTTCATCCAATAGCGCTTTTATTGCTTTTTTCAAACAGCAAACCGGACAAACACCACTGGCTTTCGTAAGACAGCAAAACTAA
- a CDS encoding multidrug effflux MFS transporter, whose amino-acid sequence MKTKPSLWQMVLLLMFPQIAETIYSPTLDSISKSFDVSYTQAAQTLSIYFSAFAVGVVVWGVLADKWGRRPTMLLGMGLFACSALIAMQTDSFTWLMIARAMGAFGLAVGSVVTQTMLRDAFSGTELAKVFGYMGMGLSISPIIGLLLGGQLSQAGGHQYVFIALFIMVLALLLHSLWSLPETQQSKQPLQLKSLSRHMIKDGGIWVSALLVASFNIALFSYYQLGSFTFLQLGFSIEQFGYSGVVLGFGTLLGSLVNKALLKRQVSSISLIGLAVGLQTLGAVGVYCSQHTIWFLLPMMLVVMAFSIAIPNVLSRALVRYQSQAGSAGALFGLMYYTLIGSGLALAGMIQDLGMVLVLCGALSVLVTIRSRL is encoded by the coding sequence ATGAAAACAAAACCTTCTTTATGGCAAATGGTGCTGCTGTTGATGTTCCCTCAAATCGCAGAAACCATCTATAGCCCGACTCTGGATTCTATATCGAAATCCTTTGATGTTAGTTATACACAAGCGGCACAAACCCTATCGATTTACTTCTCTGCATTTGCGGTGGGTGTGGTGGTATGGGGCGTGTTAGCGGATAAATGGGGACGTCGTCCTACCATGTTATTGGGGATGGGATTATTCGCTTGTTCAGCACTCATTGCTATGCAAACCGACAGTTTCACGTGGTTGATGATAGCAAGAGCGATGGGCGCTTTCGGACTTGCGGTTGGCTCTGTCGTCACTCAAACCATGCTTCGAGATGCTTTTAGCGGAACAGAGCTAGCCAAGGTATTTGGTTACATGGGTATGGGGTTGTCGATTAGCCCAATCATCGGGTTGCTACTGGGTGGCCAGTTAAGCCAAGCCGGTGGGCATCAATATGTGTTTATTGCATTGTTTATTATGGTATTAGCATTGCTGTTACATAGCTTATGGTCGCTGCCTGAAACACAACAATCTAAGCAGCCGTTGCAATTAAAATCACTCAGTCGTCACATGATCAAAGACGGCGGTATTTGGGTATCGGCACTGCTTGTTGCGTCATTCAACATTGCGTTGTTTTCGTATTATCAACTGGGTTCATTCACCTTCTTACAGCTTGGATTCAGCATCGAGCAGTTTGGTTATAGTGGTGTCGTGCTTGGGTTCGGAACCTTGTTGGGAAGCTTGGTTAACAAAGCGCTCTTGAAGCGACAAGTGTCATCTATCTCTTTGATTGGCTTAGCGGTAGGGCTTCAAACATTAGGTGCGGTGGGTGTGTATTGTTCACAACACACGATCTGGTTCTTGCTTCCGATGATGTTGGTGGTTATGGCGTTTAGCATTGCGATTCCTAATGTATTGAGCCGAGCGTTGGTGCGTTACCAATCTCAAGCAGGAAGTGCAGGCGCACTGTTTGGTTTGATGTATTACACCTTGATTGGTTCAGGGCTCGCTTTAGCGGGAATGATTCAAGATTTAGGTATGGTGTTGGTACTTTGTGGCGCGTTATCTGTGTTGGTGACGATACGCAGTCGACTCTAG